The Terriglobia bacterium genome has a window encoding:
- a CDS encoding amino acid permease: protein MGNPLFAKKPMRMLTEEAHESGEHTLKRTLGPVSLTALGIGAIIGAGIFVLSGLGTQYAGPGLMLSFVLSGLGCAFAGLCYAEFAAMIPLAGSAYTYAYATLGELFAWIIGWDLTLEYAMGASTVSSGWSNYFIKFMHVFKVDIPLWLAYDHWTALHTAEKAVAREMAKVADPSLVEGSRAFVDKVDSIVAAKSPELLQRAHDMINAPHIFGVDFGFNLVAFCIALLITVILVIGIKESARFNATIVAIKVSVVLFVIVVGFKYVNTTNWGHDWTTFAPMGFAGISAGAAYIFFAYIGFDAVSTTAQEANNPQRDLPIGIITSLLVCTVLYILVAGVLTGMVPWKEVNVEAPIAQAFLDNGLTKSSFLITAGALAGLTSVMLVMLLGQTRVLYAMAKDGLLPPKFFAAIHPKYRTPYKNTILVGFLAAIVGSLTPIEDIGKMVNIGTLLAFVIVSTAVLVLRKTNPGQPRPFRTPLVPLVPILGILFNGYMMYYLGWVNWLRLIVWLLIGLVIYFTYSRKHSRVSSLKD, encoded by the coding sequence ATGGGTAACCCACTGTTTGCCAAAAAGCCAATGCGGATGTTGACGGAGGAGGCTCATGAGTCGGGCGAGCATACCCTGAAGCGCACCTTGGGACCGGTCTCGCTCACGGCCCTGGGAATTGGCGCTATTATCGGGGCAGGAATCTTTGTGTTGTCCGGCCTCGGAACGCAGTATGCGGGACCGGGTTTGATGCTCTCCTTCGTGCTTTCGGGGCTCGGCTGTGCTTTTGCGGGGCTGTGTTACGCCGAGTTTGCTGCCATGATCCCGCTTGCGGGGAGCGCATACACCTATGCGTATGCGACGCTGGGCGAGTTGTTTGCCTGGATCATTGGTTGGGATCTGACTCTCGAATATGCCATGGGGGCCAGCACCGTCTCTTCGGGCTGGTCCAACTACTTCATTAAATTCATGCATGTCTTCAAGGTGGATATCCCCTTGTGGCTTGCCTATGATCATTGGACCGCGCTGCATACTGCCGAAAAGGCGGTGGCCCGCGAGATGGCCAAAGTGGCTGATCCTTCCCTGGTCGAAGGATCGCGGGCCTTTGTCGACAAAGTCGATTCCATTGTGGCGGCGAAATCCCCCGAACTTCTTCAGCGGGCCCACGACATGATCAACGCCCCGCATATCTTTGGAGTCGACTTTGGATTCAACTTGGTGGCTTTCTGTATCGCCCTGCTCATTACCGTCATCCTGGTCATTGGGATTAAGGAGAGCGCCCGGTTCAATGCCACGATTGTGGCCATCAAGGTGAGCGTCGTTCTGTTTGTAATTGTGGTCGGCTTCAAATACGTCAACACCACGAACTGGGGTCACGACTGGACCACCTTCGCCCCCATGGGTTTCGCTGGGATTTCCGCTGGGGCGGCCTACATCTTTTTTGCTTACATAGGATTCGATGCCGTCTCAACCACCGCTCAGGAGGCTAACAACCCGCAACGCGACCTGCCCATCGGAATTATTACGTCCCTGCTGGTTTGTACGGTGCTGTATATCCTCGTGGCGGGCGTGCTGACCGGAATGGTCCCCTGGAAAGAGGTCAATGTCGAGGCGCCGATCGCTCAAGCCTTCCTGGATAACGGTTTGACGAAGTCCTCGTTTCTGATCACGGCCGGGGCGCTGGCGGGATTGACCAGCGTCATGCTGGTTATGTTGCTCGGTCAGACCCGCGTGCTGTATGCCATGGCCAAGGACGGACTGCTTCCCCCCAAGTTTTTCGCCGCCATTCACCCTAAATATAGAACTCCTTACAAGAACACGATTCTGGTGGGGTTCCTTGCGGCCATCGTCGGGAGTCTCACTCCCATTGAAGACATCGGAAAAATGGTGAATATCGGGACCTTGCTCGCGTTTGTCATTGTGTCGACAGCCGTTCTGGTGCTTCGAAAGACCAACCCCGGTCAGCCCCGTCCCTTCCGGACACCCCTGGTTCCTTTGGTGCCAATCCTGGGGATCCTCTTCAACGGGTACATGATGTATTACCTGGGATGGGTCAACTGGCTGCGCCTCATTGTATGGCTCTTGATCGGCTTGGTCATCTACTTCACCTACAGCCGAAAACACAGTCGGGTCAGCAGTCTGAAGGATTAG
- a CDS encoding amino acid permease, whose amino-acid sequence MSTEPSTARPELVKGLGLFSSTTLVMGSMIGSGIFIVSADMASQIKSPGLLLLAWVVTGIVTIIGALSYGELAAAMPRAGGQYVYLREAFGPMWGYLYGWTMFFVIQTGTIAAVAVAFGKFLSAFFPGVSLDPRWHLFTLHHWSVGVSTGQIAAIAALLFLGLTNCLGIRWGAAIQNVTTVCKTAGLMGLILLAILYSRGDWSHLSPLKPSGVDPWSIGYLFIFGGALVGSLFSADAWNNVTFTASEVKNPKRNLPLSLALGTMIVIGLYLLANFGYLHVMSLNEIMAFNESKRPQTLTLGVQVANIVGGALWGKLLLAAILISVFGTMNGMSLAGARIYYAMARDGVFFSRLGRIHPRYHTPAFALLVQAIYASALTLSGKYNELLDLVMFAVMIFYVMTVAGLFVLRRKQPGLERPYHAIGFPLLPGLYIVLAALISIAILHEKPYALPGLLITLSGIPFYFLWKRTRT is encoded by the coding sequence ATGTCCACCGAGCCTTCCACTGCTCGCCCTGAGCTTGTCAAAGGGCTGGGACTGTTCTCGTCGACCACCTTGGTGATGGGGTCGATGATCGGGTCCGGGATTTTCATCGTCTCCGCTGATATGGCGTCTCAGATCAAATCCCCCGGGCTCCTATTGCTGGCTTGGGTGGTGACGGGGATCGTGACGATTATCGGGGCCCTCTCCTACGGTGAGTTGGCAGCGGCCATGCCACGAGCCGGAGGGCAGTACGTCTACCTGCGCGAAGCGTTTGGTCCCATGTGGGGGTATCTGTACGGCTGGACGATGTTCTTTGTGATCCAGACCGGCACCATTGCAGCGGTGGCGGTGGCGTTTGGAAAATTTCTCAGCGCCTTTTTTCCCGGCGTCTCTCTGGATCCGCGATGGCACCTCTTCACGCTCCACCACTGGTCCGTGGGAGTCAGCACGGGACAAATCGCGGCCATTGCGGCACTGCTCTTCCTGGGTTTGACCAACTGCCTTGGGATTCGATGGGGGGCTGCCATACAAAATGTGACGACGGTGTGCAAGACGGCCGGTCTGATGGGATTGATTCTCCTGGCTATTTTGTACTCCCGGGGCGATTGGTCACACCTCTCTCCGCTGAAACCTTCCGGTGTGGATCCCTGGTCGATTGGATATCTCTTCATTTTCGGAGGAGCGCTGGTGGGATCGCTTTTTTCCGCGGATGCGTGGAACAACGTCACCTTTACGGCCAGCGAGGTCAAGAATCCGAAACGCAATCTGCCCCTTTCTCTGGCGCTCGGAACGATGATTGTCATTGGACTTTACCTTCTGGCGAATTTTGGGTACCTGCATGTCATGTCCCTGAATGAGATCATGGCCTTTAACGAGTCCAAACGGCCCCAAACTCTGACGCTGGGAGTCCAAGTCGCCAATATTGTGGGAGGAGCACTCTGGGGGAAGCTGCTTCTGGCAGCCATCCTGATCTCGGTCTTTGGCACGATGAATGGCATGTCGCTCGCCGGGGCCCGAATCTATTACGCCATGGCTCGAGATGGGGTCTTCTTCAGCCGGCTGGGGAGGATCCATCCCCGCTACCATACGCCGGCATTCGCCCTGCTGGTTCAGGCCATTTACGCTTCCGCCCTGACGCTCTCGGGAAAGTACAACGAGCTGTTGGATCTCGTCATGTTTGCCGTCATGATTTTTTATGTCATGACGGTTGCGGGCCTCTTCGTGTTGAGGCGGAAGCAACCCGGACTTGAAAGACCCTATCACGCCATTGGATTTCCACTTTTGCCAGGGCTTTATATTGTTCTTGCGGCCCTGATCAGCATCGCCATCTTGCATGAAAAGCCTTATGCACTGCCCGGATTATTGATCACCCTTTCGGGGATCCCATTCTATTTTTTGTGGAAGAGAACTCGAACCTGA
- a CDS encoding GGDEF domain-containing protein has protein sequence MAKEANPSEDYAREIAERENQIDQLLKIIREMALKDALTGVFNHANFHERLQSEISRAQRFSSQVSLVLIDIDDFRAFNEQHGHIVGDQALVVLGQIIRTYLRRYDVPARYGGEEFAVILPDTSTEDALKVAERIRTNVMERDIAAGHTTTHFTVSLGIANFPVQADSGLVLVACAEAALQRAKELGKNRAEIFIP, from the coding sequence ATGGCCAAAGAAGCAAATCCATCCGAAGATTACGCCCGGGAGATTGCTGAGCGTGAAAATCAGATTGATCAACTGCTCAAGATCATCCGTGAAATGGCGCTCAAAGATGCCCTGACCGGTGTCTTCAACCACGCCAACTTCCACGAACGCCTCCAGAGCGAGATCTCCCGCGCCCAGCGGTTCTCTTCCCAAGTGTCTCTCGTCTTGATCGACATCGATGACTTTCGTGCGTTCAATGAACAGCACGGGCACATTGTCGGTGACCAGGCGCTGGTAGTCCTGGGTCAGATTATCCGAACCTATTTGCGGCGCTATGACGTTCCGGCCCGATACGGGGGAGAGGAATTTGCCGTAATCCTCCCGGATACCTCCACCGAGGACGCCCTCAAGGTGGCCGAACGGATTCGCACCAACGTCATGGAGCGCGACATTGCCGCCGGACACACCACCACCCACTTTACGGTGAGCCTTGGGATTGCCAATTTTCCTGTCCAGGCCGACAGTGGGCTGGTGTTGGTCGCATGCGCCGAAGCCGCCTTGCAACGCGCCAAGGAACTCGGAAAGAATCGAGCCGAGATTTTCATTCCCTAA
- the thiE gene encoding thiamine phosphate synthase produces the protein MRLEKLYAILDPSVRSELSVPTIAARLLKGGARWIQYRNKFAAGREMLADVATLVRAARAVKARIVVNDRADVAWLARAHGVHVGQSDLNVRQVRQILGPRKMVGISTHDLDQALAAANTSATYIALGPIFPTTTKKNPDPTVGLEGLREIRKYLAAPIVAIGGITADNAADVIAAGADSVAVISDLLRAEDISERTRLFLKVLGK, from the coding sequence ATGCGACTGGAAAAGCTTTACGCGATTCTCGACCCTTCGGTTCGAAGTGAACTCTCCGTGCCCACGATTGCAGCGCGGCTCTTGAAGGGCGGCGCCCGGTGGATTCAATACCGCAACAAGTTCGCGGCCGGCCGCGAGATGCTGGCGGATGTGGCAACGCTCGTCCGGGCGGCCCGGGCGGTGAAGGCACGGATCGTGGTCAATGACCGGGCCGATGTGGCATGGCTGGCGCGTGCTCATGGGGTGCATGTGGGCCAATCCGATTTAAACGTCCGGCAGGTGCGCCAAATCCTGGGTCCCCGGAAAATGGTCGGAATTTCGACGCATGACCTGGATCAAGCCCTTGCGGCTGCCAACACGAGCGCCACTTACATTGCCCTGGGGCCCATTTTTCCCACGACCACAAAAAAGAATCCCGATCCAACCGTCGGCCTTGAGGGCCTGCGCGAAATCCGCAAGTACCTCGCGGCCCCGATCGTGGCGATCGGCGGCATTACCGCCGACAACGCGGCGGATGTGATCGCGGCCGGAGCGGATTCGGTGGCAGTGATCAGCGATTTGCTTCGCGCCGAGGACATTTCGGAACGAACGCGGCTTTTCTTGAAGGTTTTGGGAAAGTGA
- a CDS encoding SpoIIE family protein phosphatase: MRPVSRFAKFSTGVIGVYLLLRVVGLFLKPPQFMMSAANLALFIVVVRYLFKLMRWASRRLLWRLRRRLVVTYLLVGVVPVILLFSIMVIVVYVFFGQLSSYYELNEIDRLTGKLETANRAISGTLLDSLASSGSDTTSWGKQLSPLLSDLGANFSRVLIDVEGGTRHMALELAGGKLAERQDEVVKPSWLTGNTAGLFEDQSRLYFTSLVAGGTSQAPGYVLLRAPLDTVILKRFSERFQISISIMALVPASERRGNNSLKFSFGDKVYAQREIRQVDPGVASEYTRRQAWYDFGTHSLFFPPTVRVWKTGNSLELIPWMHLLESTWVRLARPFFTQDFAGGENIILVLLVGASVFFLIIEFVALLSSLLMTRTITGAVYNLDLGAKHIMRGDFSHRIQVRSRDQLSSLGETFNSMTASIERLLKEQAEKQRLESELAIALEVQKQLFPRESPRLKTLEVVGACHPARIVSGDYYDYILIPPASVGLALGDVSGKGVSAALLMASLQAALRSHSSFLGNRSLALASSGAAPSTKGAAMPGVSDSVAEIVSSLNQQLYQNSPSEKYVTFFYGVYDEWRRQLTYTNAGHLPPLVFNREGVRRLEAGGTVLGLIDEAKYQQGEVKFSPKDVLVAYTDGITEAENSFEEQFGEHRLIQVVERSIEKAPVEILDAILEAVGDWVGSGEPQDDMTLIVAKAL, translated from the coding sequence ATGAGACCGGTTTCCCGGTTCGCAAAGTTCTCGACGGGGGTGATCGGTGTTTATCTCCTGCTTCGGGTCGTCGGACTCTTCCTGAAACCTCCCCAATTCATGATGTCGGCTGCCAACCTGGCCCTGTTCATAGTCGTTGTCCGTTACCTCTTCAAATTGATGCGATGGGCGAGCCGGAGGCTCCTGTGGCGGTTGCGCCGCCGCCTGGTCGTCACTTACCTTTTGGTCGGGGTGGTGCCGGTCATTCTCCTGTTTTCCATCATGGTGATCGTGGTCTATGTCTTCTTTGGCCAGCTGAGCAGCTACTATGAATTGAATGAAATCGACCGTCTGACCGGCAAGCTGGAAACGGCGAACCGGGCCATCTCGGGAACTTTGCTCGACTCCCTGGCGAGCAGTGGTTCTGACACGACCTCCTGGGGCAAGCAGCTCTCTCCATTGCTGTCCGATCTCGGCGCCAATTTTTCACGCGTCTTGATTGATGTGGAGGGTGGGACGAGGCACATGGCGCTCGAACTGGCGGGGGGAAAACTGGCTGAACGTCAGGACGAGGTGGTCAAACCCTCCTGGCTGACCGGCAACACGGCTGGTCTTTTCGAGGATCAGTCCCGGCTGTATTTCACTTCACTGGTTGCCGGAGGGACCTCTCAGGCACCAGGTTATGTTCTGCTGCGCGCTCCGCTCGATACGGTGATATTGAAACGGTTTTCCGAACGTTTTCAGATTTCCATCAGCATTATGGCGTTGGTCCCCGCCAGCGAGAGGCGGGGGAATAATTCCTTAAAGTTCTCCTTCGGAGACAAGGTGTACGCACAACGGGAAATCCGTCAGGTGGACCCGGGTGTGGCCTCAGAATACACTCGTCGACAGGCGTGGTACGATTTTGGGACCCACTCTCTCTTCTTCCCTCCAACCGTGCGAGTTTGGAAGACCGGGAATTCCTTGGAATTGATACCTTGGATGCACCTCCTGGAGTCGACCTGGGTGCGGTTGGCGCGGCCATTTTTCACTCAGGATTTTGCGGGAGGAGAGAACATCATTCTGGTGTTGCTGGTCGGTGCCTCGGTGTTCTTCCTCATTATTGAGTTCGTGGCACTTCTATCTTCGCTCCTGATGACACGGACGATTACCGGCGCCGTTTACAATCTTGACCTTGGTGCCAAGCACATCATGCGGGGGGATTTTTCTCACCGGATCCAGGTCAGGTCACGGGATCAACTCAGTTCACTGGGCGAGACGTTCAATTCCATGACGGCTTCCATTGAACGACTGTTGAAGGAACAGGCCGAGAAGCAACGGCTCGAGAGTGAATTGGCCATCGCCCTAGAAGTTCAAAAGCAGCTTTTCCCGCGCGAGTCGCCCCGACTGAAGACCCTGGAAGTGGTTGGGGCGTGCCATCCGGCCCGGATCGTCAGCGGAGACTACTATGACTATATCTTAATTCCGCCGGCGTCGGTCGGACTGGCACTGGGTGATGTCAGCGGGAAAGGGGTCTCAGCCGCCCTCCTGATGGCTTCACTACAAGCCGCCTTGCGAAGCCATTCGAGTTTCTTGGGGAATCGTTCCCTGGCCTTGGCGAGCAGCGGAGCGGCGCCCTCTACCAAGGGCGCTGCGATGCCTGGTGTGTCGGACTCTGTCGCCGAAATCGTGTCGTCGCTTAACCAGCAGTTGTATCAGAACTCCCCGAGTGAAAAATATGTGACGTTTTTCTACGGGGTCTATGATGAATGGCGGCGGCAACTCACCTATACCAACGCCGGTCATCTTCCCCCGCTGGTCTTCAACCGCGAGGGGGTTCGCCGTCTGGAGGCGGGAGGGACTGTGTTGGGATTGATCGACGAAGCCAAATATCAGCAGGGGGAAGTAAAATTTTCTCCCAAGGATGTTTTGGTAGCGTATACTGATGGGATTACTGAGGCGGAGAATTCCTTCGAGGAGCAATTTGGAGAACACCGGCTCATTCAAGTCGTTGAAAGATCAATCGAGAAAGCTCCCGTTGAGATTCTCGATGCCATTTTGGAGGCCGTTGGGGACTGGGTGGGGTCAGGCGAGCCTCAGGATGACATGACTTTGATCGTGGCAAAGGCGCTTTGA
- the accB gene encoding acetyl-CoA carboxylase biotin carboxyl carrier protein, whose protein sequence is MDLDEIRRLIDLGEKKGLSEFEVEKSGVRVRIKYNRGAEYIQVSPAGAAANPGIPAEGFAPATENSVSAAPQLAVPEEAEDKERFVVKSPIVGTFYASPDPNSPPFVKVGDRVKAGQVLCIVEAMKLMNEIESEVSGELIKVYVENSQPVEYGEPLYAIRVS, encoded by the coding sequence ATGGATCTGGATGAAATCCGGCGGCTCATTGATTTGGGCGAGAAGAAGGGGCTCTCGGAATTTGAGGTTGAAAAGTCCGGGGTCCGGGTGCGCATTAAGTACAACCGCGGGGCCGAGTACATTCAAGTGTCGCCGGCCGGTGCTGCGGCAAATCCGGGTATCCCGGCCGAAGGCTTCGCCCCGGCAACAGAGAACTCCGTCTCCGCCGCGCCTCAGCTGGCTGTCCCCGAGGAAGCGGAAGACAAAGAGCGTTTTGTGGTCAAATCCCCGATCGTGGGGACCTTTTATGCGTCCCCGGATCCCAACTCGCCTCCTTTTGTGAAGGTGGGAGACCGCGTGAAGGCCGGACAGGTGTTGTGCATCGTGGAAGCGATGAAACTAATGAACGAAATTGAGTCGGAGGTCTCAGGGGAGCTGATCAAGGTGTATGTCGAGAATTCCCAGCCCGTTGAGTATGGCGAGCCTCTTTATGCGATCCGGGTCAGTTGA
- the accC gene encoding acetyl-CoA carboxylase biotin carboxylase subunit — MFKKILIANRGEIALRVICACKELGINTVAVYSEADRNSLHVRFADEAVCIGPARSSESYLNIPSIISAAEITNVDAIHPGYGYLSESAYFAEVCQSCHLTFIGPTPPVIRLMGDKAKARAAMREVGLPILPGSEGILEDEAEAEAVAMKIGFPVIIKASAGGGGRGMRVVRNLEELRTSFRTAQLEATHAFGIEDVYIEKYIERPRHIEFQVLADSHGRVVHLGERECTIQRRHQKVLEESPSPAVDCALRSSMGSRVVKALEAVGYLNAGTMEFLMDEDRNFYFMEMNTRIQVEHPVTEFVTGLDLVRKQILIAAGEGIDTICSEMKLRGHAIECRINAEDPDTFQPCSGQITAWHPPSGTGVRVDTAMYAESEVTPYYDSLIAKVIVHARNREEAIRRMNRALDMFIVEGIRTNLPLHQRIINDPDFVAGNFDTRFLERYAGRASRKVA, encoded by the coding sequence ATGTTCAAGAAAATTCTAATCGCCAATCGTGGCGAAATCGCATTGCGTGTTATCTGTGCCTGCAAGGAATTGGGGATTAATACGGTTGCCGTCTATTCGGAAGCTGACCGCAACTCCCTGCATGTGCGATTTGCCGATGAGGCGGTATGCATCGGCCCTGCCCGCAGCAGCGAGAGCTACCTGAACATTCCCAGTATCATCAGCGCGGCGGAGATCACCAATGTCGACGCCATTCATCCCGGATACGGGTATCTCTCGGAGAGCGCCTATTTCGCCGAGGTCTGTCAGTCCTGCCATCTGACCTTCATTGGTCCCACTCCTCCGGTGATCCGGTTGATGGGCGACAAGGCGAAGGCCCGGGCTGCGATGCGAGAGGTCGGCCTTCCGATACTTCCTGGAAGCGAAGGAATTCTTGAAGACGAAGCGGAAGCCGAAGCGGTCGCCATGAAGATTGGCTTCCCGGTGATCATCAAGGCGTCCGCGGGCGGAGGGGGGCGCGGCATGCGTGTCGTGCGCAACCTCGAAGAATTGCGGACATCGTTTCGAACCGCCCAGTTGGAGGCGACCCACGCATTCGGAATCGAGGATGTCTACATTGAGAAATACATCGAGCGTCCCCGCCATATCGAATTTCAGGTGCTCGCCGATTCTCACGGCCGGGTCGTCCATCTGGGCGAGAGGGAGTGTACGATCCAGCGGCGGCATCAGAAGGTCCTGGAAGAATCTCCGTCACCGGCGGTGGACTGCGCGCTGCGTTCCTCCATGGGAAGCCGGGTCGTGAAGGCGCTGGAAGCCGTCGGGTATCTCAACGCCGGGACGATGGAATTTCTCATGGACGAGGACCGGAATTTCTACTTCATGGAAATGAATACGCGCATCCAGGTGGAACATCCGGTCACCGAGTTCGTGACGGGATTGGACCTGGTGAGGAAACAGATTCTGATCGCGGCCGGCGAAGGGATTGACACGATCTGTTCGGAAATGAAGCTGCGGGGGCACGCCATCGAATGCCGGATTAATGCCGAGGATCCCGATACGTTTCAGCCCTGCTCCGGCCAAATCACGGCGTGGCATCCCCCCAGCGGCACCGGCGTCCGCGTGGACACGGCCATGTACGCCGAGTCCGAAGTCACCCCCTATTATGATTCGTTGATCGCCAAGGTCATTGTTCACGCGCGAAACCGGGAAGAGGCGATCCGCCGGATGAATCGGGCCTTGGATATGTTCATCGTGGAAGGCATCCGGACCAACCTCCCGTTGCACCAGCGGATCATCAACGATCCCGATTTTGTAGCGGGGAATTTTGACACCCGGTTTCTGGAACGTTATGCCGGAAGAGCCTCTCGTAAGGTAGCCTAG
- a CDS encoding dihydrodipicolinate synthase family protein, translated as MRIDLAGVFPPLTTPFDRSGRLDLGAFRSNLRAYRAYSLRGYLVLGSSGEAGSVDFDERIKLIETARKEIPEGKVLLVGTGAPSLKETLKLTQVAASNGADAALVLPPFYYKPAMTTAVMVQYYSELARAAKIPLMIYSIPQFTGIQLEVRAVTELSRKSNIIGLKESSGNLAYLAEIIESTPKRFQNVTGSALTFLPSLLAGAVGGILAVANVAPGECVEIFEDFKAGRMTLAARKQRALLRLARALTVRFGIAGLKAGVSAAGFQGGCPRSPLRALSRPDYKAVSELYQEMRANW; from the coding sequence ATGAGAATTGATCTGGCCGGCGTTTTCCCGCCGCTTACGACACCATTCGACCGTTCGGGTCGTCTTGATCTGGGGGCTTTTCGAAGTAATCTCAGGGCCTACCGCGCTTACTCGTTGCGGGGCTACCTGGTCCTCGGTTCGAGCGGGGAGGCCGGCAGCGTCGATTTCGACGAACGAATCAAGCTCATCGAAACAGCCCGTAAGGAGATTCCTGAGGGCAAAGTGCTGCTCGTGGGTACAGGCGCGCCGTCCTTGAAGGAAACCTTGAAGCTCACGCAGGTCGCCGCTTCCAATGGGGCTGACGCGGCGCTGGTGCTTCCCCCTTTCTATTACAAGCCGGCTATGACCACCGCGGTCATGGTGCAATATTATTCGGAGCTGGCTCGAGCCGCAAAGATCCCTCTCATGATTTATTCCATCCCCCAGTTTACGGGCATCCAGCTGGAGGTGCGCGCAGTGACCGAGTTGTCGAGGAAGTCGAACATCATTGGACTCAAAGAAAGCTCGGGCAACCTGGCCTACCTGGCGGAGATCATCGAATCCACGCCCAAGCGATTTCAGAATGTGACGGGTTCGGCGTTGACGTTTTTGCCCTCTCTTTTGGCGGGCGCCGTGGGCGGGATTCTGGCAGTCGCCAATGTGGCGCCCGGTGAGTGCGTGGAGATTTTTGAGGATTTCAAGGCAGGACGGATGACCCTGGCCGCCAGGAAACAGCGGGCCCTCTTGAGACTCGCCCGCGCTTTAACCGTGCGCTTCGGAATTGCCGGCCTGAAGGCGGGGGTCAGCGCGGCAGGATTCCAGGGGGGTTGTCCCCGATCACCTCTCCGGGCTCTCTCCCGTCCGGATTACAAGGCAGTTTCTGAGCTCTACCAGGAGATGAGGGCGAATTGGTGA
- a CDS encoding roadblock/LC7 domain-containing protein yields the protein MLNQTLEAIIQKVEGTVAVMVVGLDGFIIEQQTGPDVDLSLEAVAAEIATLLRQAQSSSADMNVGGLEEMDLRTERYYILVQEITNDYFLCLVQGLDGIFGRARFELRKARSLLASEFVI from the coding sequence ATGTTGAACCAGACGCTTGAGGCCATCATTCAAAAGGTCGAGGGAACGGTCGCGGTGATGGTTGTCGGGCTGGACGGCTTCATCATCGAGCAACAGACCGGTCCCGACGTTGATCTCTCCCTGGAAGCCGTGGCCGCTGAGATTGCCACCTTGCTTCGACAGGCCCAATCCTCGTCGGCCGATATGAATGTCGGTGGGTTGGAAGAGATGGACCTGAGAACTGAGCGTTACTACATCCTCGTCCAAGAAATCACCAACGACTATTTCCTGTGCCTCGTCCAGGGATTGGATGGAATCTTCGGCCGGGCCCGGTTTGAGCTCCGAAAAGCGCGATCCCTGCTGGCAAGCGAGTTTGTCATATAG
- a CDS encoding aminopeptidase P family protein: MKRSNPIRQLQRNLEELKLDAILITHLPNIFYLTGFTGSSAALLVFRHSAVFLTDGRYTAQATREVKGIRIGWSRNGLMPEAASVVTKHGARRVAFESRHITHDMYRWLKRALRSRSQLAPCIDWVEELRAVKTSEEVAKIRASLRTVMTAFEETLPMVRPGIRERELSAELEYRMKRHGAQKVSFDLIVASGPRSALPHGIASERRVRRNEFLVFDLGAILRGYSSDFTRTVYVGRPSARAREIYKTVAESQECAIAGIGAGVPAAQIDHLARNVIERKGYGKNFVHSTGHGIGVEVHEAPLIGARSTAVLRAGQVITVEPGIYIPHFGGVRIEDMVVVGDRGCRNMTETTKDLITL, from the coding sequence ATGAAACGGTCCAATCCCATCCGACAGCTCCAAAGGAATCTCGAGGAACTGAAGCTCGACGCCATCCTCATTACTCATCTTCCCAATATCTTTTATCTGACCGGGTTCACCGGATCCTCCGCAGCCCTGCTCGTTTTCAGGCATTCGGCGGTGTTTCTCACCGATGGCCGGTATACCGCACAGGCCACGCGGGAGGTCAAGGGCATCCGAATCGGATGGTCGCGGAATGGACTGATGCCGGAGGCGGCTTCGGTCGTGACAAAACACGGAGCTCGCCGGGTTGCCTTTGAGTCGCGCCACATCACTCATGACATGTACCGTTGGTTGAAGCGGGCGCTGCGCTCCCGCAGCCAACTGGCCCCCTGCATTGACTGGGTGGAGGAACTCCGTGCAGTGAAGACTTCGGAGGAGGTGGCGAAGATCCGCGCTTCGCTGCGCACCGTGATGACTGCGTTTGAGGAAACCCTGCCGATGGTGCGCCCCGGGATAAGGGAAAGAGAATTAAGCGCCGAGCTGGAGTATCGCATGAAACGGCATGGGGCTCAGAAGGTTTCGTTTGATCTGATTGTGGCTTCGGGCCCGCGCTCCGCTTTGCCCCACGGCATTGCTTCCGAGCGAAGGGTCCGTAGAAATGAGTTTCTGGTTTTTGACCTCGGTGCTATACTGCGCGGATATTCGAGTGACTTCACACGTACAGTCTACGTGGGACGACCGTCGGCAAGGGCTCGTGAGATTTACAAAACCGTCGCGGAAAGCCAGGAATGTGCCATTGCAGGAATCGGGGCAGGCGTTCCTGCCGCCCAGATTGATCATCTCGCAAGAAACGTCATCGAGCGAAAGGGTTACGGAAAGAATTTCGTCCACAGCACAGGCCATGGGATTGGCGTGGAAGTCCATGAAGCTCCATTGATCGGCGCCCGCAGCACGGCGGTCCTCCGGGCCGGGCAGGTCATTACCGTTGAACCCGGCATTTACATCCCTCACTTTGGCGGTGTGCGCATTGAAGATATGGTGGTGGTGGGAGACCGGGGCTGCCGCAATATGACAGAAACGACCAAAGACCTCATCACTCTTTAA